In the genome of Campylobacter avium LMG 24591, the window TTATCTTGTGAAATTAATGTAAAATCGTACTTGTTTTGAGTATAAAACACGTAAAAACTTAATAGCAAAAGCAAAAACACAAGAGAAAAAACTAGCTTTTTTTTCATCTTTTCACCTCAAAATGAAAGTAAAAAATTCTATCATCTTCATCAAAAAAATCCATCCTATAAAGCATGACATCAAGCGGACAAGAGCTTAGCACAACATCCGCCTTGTGAGTGTTATCTTGTATTTTTGTAAATTCTAGCTCTATTTCGCCCATGTACATATTTACGCCATAAAGCTTTGCTTTTATGCTTTCTTTTTGGGATAAATTTGTCACATACATGCTAAAATCTTGCATAGCAACTATAGGCCTTTTGGATATATCTATGCTTATGTTGTTTTCAAATTTGCATTTTTTAGAATTTAAATCACAAAAAGAAAGAGTTAAATTTTCTTCATTTAAATTTTCAGCGTTTTTTAGGTTTTTATTCGCAAAAAACACCAAAGCAAGAGTTAGTAAAAAAATCGCAAAAATTACAATTTTTTTGCGCATATTACTTGTTGCGCTCTTTTATATCTGTAAGCAAAATAGACACATTTTGCCCGTTATCAAAGAAGAGTTTTAAGGAAATTTTCGTATCTTTTTGGATGCTTTTTTTCAAATTTATTAGCATTATGTGTTCGTGAAATGGTTTTAAAGATAGGGTAGAATTTGCTTTAATTTCTATCTTATCTACCGCTTTCATAATCATCTTATCTTTTGAATGCACATGGGTGTGAAGCTCAGTATGCTCACTTATATCAGACTGTGCTTTTATAAGGTTTATATTTGAGTTTGTGTTATTTTTTATCTCAAGGAAAACGGAGCCATTTTTTGCATTTGGAGCGCTTTTAAATGAATAGGCATTTTGAACTGTTATTGGCTCTGAAGCACTGTTAGCATACATTTGCGTAGTAAATAAAATCAAGGCAAAAAGTATAAAAAATTTTTTCATAAATAAAACCTTATAGTAAATTTTTATCATATTATAATACTTTTTTAAACAAATTGTAGTATAATTTAGGCTTCGTGTTTTATATTTTTCAAGGATAATTTTTATGTTAAGAAAAGTTTTACTGTGTTTGTTTTTTGTTTTTAGTCTTGCTTTTTCTAGTGATTTGGCTAGAATTTATCTTAATGAGGGCTTAGAGGCGGTTGCAAGAGAGCTTGAAAAAGAATTTACTAATAAAAATTTTTGGCTAAGTGAGCTTAATGGCAAGGATTTGTCCCTAGGTTACTACACTCAAAGAACTGCTATCGTGCTTACAAATAAGACAGATAAAACCTTTAGGGTATTTGTGTATGATAATGGTAAATTAGAGCAAAAATTCGAGCAAAAAGATGTATTAACCGGGCTTATGGGCGATAAGCAAAAAGAGGGCGATTTGATAACTCCTGTTGGTTTTTATGATTTAGGACCTAAGTTTGATCCTAGAAATACTTACTATGGACCCTTTGCCTTTGCTACCGATTATCCAAATATGTTAGATAGGGTAAATGACAAAACAGGAGGCGGAATTTGGATACACGGCTATCCAATGGATGGCACTAGGCTGGATGAGTATAAGACTAGAGGCTGCATAGCCTTGCATAATCATATCTTGGTTGATTTTGCCAAGGTTATAGACAGGGAAAAAAATGTCTATGCTATGACTGAAAACAAAGAAGTTTTTAGGACAAATCAAGATGAGATAGCAAGTATAATGGCTGCTTTGTTTGAGTGGAAAGAAAGCTGGACGATAAGTGATATAAAAAAATACCTAAGCTTTTACGATGAAAAGAATTTTAAAAGATTTGATAAAAGCTCTTTTAAAGAATTTGCAGCTATGAAAAGAATTATCTTTTCAAGAAATGAGGATAAGACTATAAAATTTTCAAATATCAACATAAGCCCGTATCCAAATTTAGATAATGAAAAGATGTTTAGAATAACCTTTTATCAAGATTACCGCGCCACAAATCACAGCTTTAGAGGGAATAAACTTCTTTATGTAAAGCTTGATGAAAATGGAAAAATGAAGATACTTGCAGAAAGATAATGGCTTTTATAAGGCTTGATAAAAAGGCTTACGAGCATAATTTAAAGCTCATTGCTTCAAAGGCAGGGGGCTTTGATAAGATAATCTGTGTGCTTAAGGATAATGCTTATGGACACGGAGTTTTGCAAATAGCACCACTAGCCAAAGAACTTGGAATAAAATTTATAGCACTAAAAAACGAAGACGAGGCACAAAGCCTAAAAGATTTATTTGCTAATATTCTTATCTTATCTCATATCCCAAATGGTTGTGAAAACGAGGATTTCATCTACGCCTTAAATTCAAAAGAAAATTTACACAAATATAAAAAAAATACCAAGCTTCACATAGCCCTAGATACAGGTATGCACAGAAATGGAGTTTTTTTAGAGGACTTGCCCCTTGTTTTTGCTGAGGCTAAAAAACTAGGACTTCGTATACTTGGACTTTTCACTCATTTTGCAAACTCTGATGAGATTGATAGCTCTTTTTTTGTGCAAAGACAAAAATTTAAAAAGGCAAAAGAGTTAGCAAGCTCTTTAAGCGATTTAAAACTTTGCTTTCACTCACACAACTCATCAGCACTTTTTCGGTGCTTAAAGCTTGATGAGGACGAGCTTTGCAGGGTTGGGCTTGTGCAGTTTGGATATAGTGATTTTGAAGCTTCTTTAAAAAGGGTTTTAAGCCTTTATGCAAACAAGCTTAGCAGCAGGATTTTAAGAAAAAACGAGTCTTTAGGATATGGTTTAAGCTTCACAGCGAAAAAGGATATGAGTATAGCAACTTATGATCTTGGCTATGCAGACGGACTTTTTAGATACTCTGGCAAGGGTAAGCTTTTGTTAGCAAATAAAGCTTGCTTACTTGGTAGGATGTCTATGGATAGCTTTTCTTGTGAGGATTTTGGAGAGGAGCTTTGCGTCTTTGATGATGCTAGAATTTGGGCTAAGTTTTTTAATACCATAGAGTATGAAATTTTGGTTAAATTAAATGCAAATATAAAAAGAATTTTATGCTAGATGAAAAAGTTTTAAAATACATCAAAAAGCACAAGCTCTTAGCTTGGGCTATGCAAGATGAAAACGAAGTTTATATAGCAAATGCCTTTTATGCCTTTGATGAAGCGAATTTAGACTTCTTAATAGCCTCTCACAGCGACACAAAGCACATAAAACTAGCCTTTAAAAATCCAAACATAGCCATAAACATAGCAAAGCTAGATAAAATCCCGCTTTTAAAGGGTTTGCAGATAAAGGCTCTTTTTTCACAAGCCTTAAAAGAACAAGAAAAACTTTATTATAAAAAATTTCCTTTTGCAAGACTATCAGATGCCAAGCTTTTTGCACTCAGGATAAAATATCTAAAATTTAGCGATAATACCTTAAGTAAAAAGATAGAATTTGTAAATAAATCTTGCCTTTAATTAAGCTTTTTAAGTTAATATTTTGGATTAGATATTTTAAGAGGAAGTGATGATAAATGTTATCTACGCCCTTTTTTTTAGGGAGATAAAGACTAGATTTGGTAAAAATAGAAGGCTTGGCTACGCTTTAGTTATAGCTGAGCCTATGATACAAGTCGTGGTTATTACTAGCATTATCACAGCCATTAGAGAGCATTCAAGGACTATCATAATGCCTCAAGGGGTTTCTATCTTTATGTTTTTAGCTGTTGGTATAATCCCCTTTTTTATGTTTAGAAATATCCTTACTCAGCTAATGGGCGGAATTCAAGCAAATTTAGGACTTTTTGCCTATAAGCCTGTTAAACCCATACATGTTTTTATCGCAAGAACCTTGCTTGAGTCCTTTATCTTTTTTTTCGTTATTTTGTTAGTTTTTTTTCTAGCGCAGTGGGTTTTTGGAATTTATGCTGTTCCTAAGCATTTTTTAGAAGTGTATTTATGCTTTGTTTTATTAGCCTTTAGTGGCTTTTGCCTAGGACTTTGCCTTACTATCTTAAATCACTTAGTAGAACCAAGTAGGAAAATCCTGCCATACACAGGCATTTTGCTCTATATAGCCTCTGCGGTTGTGTATCCTATATGGATAGTGCCTACGAATTTGCTTGAAATTTTACTTTATAATCCATACATTCACATAACAGAAACACTAAAGATAAATTATTTTGATAATTACCCCGTAACTGAGGGCATAGACATAACTTATCCTATAATATTTAACTTAGTGATTTTATTTATAGGGCTTTGGTTTTACTACTACAAAAGACAAGAACTAGCAGCGGACCCACTATGATAAAGCTTGATAATATAACTAAATTTTATACCCTAAGTTCAGGTAAGAAGCATTATATCTTTAAGGATTTTACCTTTGAATTTCCTGAAAATTGTAGCATAGGGCTTATGGGCAAAAATGGAGCTGGCAAATCAACCCTTATGCGTCTTTTAAGTGGTGCTGAGGTGCCAAATAAGGGTAAAATCATCACAAACAAAAGAATTTCTTGGCCCCTAGGACTTGCGGGAGGTTTTCAAAATTCACTCACCGCAAGGGATAATGTAGCCTTTGTAGCTAGGGTTTATGGCTATAAGGGTAGGTCTTTAAAAGAAAAGATTAAATTTGTAGAGGACTTTGCGGAGATAGGCAAATTCTTTGATGAGCCTATGGGAAATTATTCAGCCGGTATGCGTTCTCGTATAGGTTTTGGGCTTTCTATGGCTTTTGACTTTGATTATTATTTAATAGATGAAGCTGGTGCGGTTGGAGACCCTTCCTTTATACAAAAATCAAGAAAGCTTTATGAGGAAAGATTAGCAAATTCAAATGTTATAATGGTTTCTCACATAGTTAGCGAGATAAGAAAATGGTGCGATAAGGTTGTTTTACTTCACGACGGTGTTGTTGATGTGTATGATGATGTAGAGGATGGCATAGCCGCTTATCAAGGCAAATTAGCACTAAAAAGCTCAAGGCAAATAGGACTTGTGCAATGAATGGTAAAAATGTCTTAAAAAAGATAGATAAAGAAAAGATTATAGCTAAATTTAGACAGCTTAAGGAGCATAGAACCTTTAGCACCATAAATCAAAAGGATTTTTGGCAAAAACTTAGAGACATCTTATCTTTAAACACCTATAAATCCGTGCTTTTCATAATGCTTTTCGTGCTTATTTATTATGCTTTTATCGCCGCACCTAGATATGTAAGTAGCTCTTATATAAGTGTGCGTTCAGCAGGGGATAATCAAGGCTCATCCTTAAGCGGTTTAAGTGCTTTGATAAGTCCGGGAACCGTAAATTCAAATGAGGATTTAATCTTTTTAAAAACCTATATCACTTCTTTAGATATGCTAAAAATTTTAGATGAAAAGATAGGTATAAGAAAGCTTTATGAAAGTCAAAAGCTTGACATTTTCTTTAGACTTTATGAGGATGATAGCCAAGAAAGCTTTTTGAAATTTTATCAAGCTAGGGTTAAGGTTATAGATGAAACAGGTATGCTAAAGCTAGAAGTTGAGGGTTTTAGCCCAGAACAAGCCTATACAATAGCCACTGCTATCTTAGAAGAAAGTGAAAAATTTGTAAATGAAATTTCGCACAAAAGTGCTAGAGAGCAGCTACAATTTGCTGAAACAGAGCTTGTAAAATACAGGGATGATTATCAAAAATCAAGAGATAAGCTCATAGCCTTTCAAAATGAACACGGAGTTTTTGATCCACTGCAAGAGGCTGAAAGTAGGGCATCTTTTACGGCACAAATGGAAGCTGAGATAGCAAGCAAGGAAGCCAAGCTTTTAGCTATGAGATCATATATAAATGATGACGCACCACAGCTTGTTACCTTAAGAGCAGAGATAAAAGCCTTAAAAGAACAGCTTGAAAAGGAAAAAAACAAGGTAGTATCTAGTTCTACAAAGGATCAGTTAAACAACCTCGCCTCTGATTTTCAAAAGCTTAGCATAGAAGCAGGCTTTGCTGAAAAGGCTTACACCACGGCTTTAAGCTCTTTTGAAACCACGCGTATAGAGGCCATTAGAAAGATTAAACATCTTGTGATAGTGCAAAATCCAAGCTACCCACAAAGCGAAACCTATCCTAGAAAAACATATAATATCATTAGTATTTTTGTTATACTAAGTCTAGCTTTTGGTGTTTTAAGGCTTATAAAAACTATCATAGAGGAGCATAAGTATTGATGAAGAGAATTTTATTGTTAATATTACCTTTTTTACTTTATGCCGTAGATGTTTCAAACATAGCAGGAAGCACAAGTGCAGCCGTTTTGCTAGAGGATAGTAACTCAACAGCTCAAAACAGCACCCAAAGCACTTCAAATCAAGACATTTCAAAACAAAGCCCTAAAATCACAGCCTTTGGCTCTCATCTTTTTAGCGGAAATTTCACTCAAAGCACACAGCACATTTATAATCCTGATTATAAGATAGCCGTTGCTGATGTGATAAGCCTTAAAATTTGGGGAGCTGTGTCTTATGAAAGTAATTTAGTAGTTGATTCGCAAGGCAATATTTTCGTGCCTCAAGTTGGAGCTATCAAGGTTTTAGGCGTTAAAAACTCAGAGCTTTTATCAGTCATACAAGCAAGTGTTTCTAAAATTTATAAAGACAATGTCTATGTTTATGCGGATATGAATGCCTATCAAAATGTCTCTGTTTTCGTGACCGGCTCTGTGAATTCGCCCGGACTTTACAAGGGCTTAAGCTCTGATTCTGTGGTGCAATACATAGACAAAGCAGGCGGGATAAATCTTGATTATGGCTCTTTTAGATACATACAAATTCTAAGAGATAATAAAATTCTAGCAAATATCGATCTTTATGATTTCTTGCTAAAAGGAAAGTTAAGCTTACTTGCCTTTAGAACGGGTGATGTTATCTTAGTATCATCTTTAAAAAGCTATGTAAGTGCTAGCGGGGATGTGCAAAAGCCTTTTAGATTTGAGTTAAAGGACGAAGCTTTGTCCTTGCAAGATTTAGCTATCTTAGCCGGTGCAAAGCCCATAGTTACAAATGCCATAGTAAAATCTTACGCAAATAATCACATAGTAGATATAAAATCTTATTCTAAAAAAGACTTTGCCTCTGTTATGCTTAAAAGTGCTGATGAGGTTGAATTTCGTCCAGATTATAATGCTAATGATGTAAATATCCGCATAGAAGGTGAGCACAGCGGAGCGCATTTTATGGTGGTAAGAAAAGGAAGCACCTTGGATGAGGTGGTTTCTAGGATAGTAACAAATGCACAGTCTGATATAACTTCGGTGCAGGTTTTTAGAAAAAGCGTTGCCCTTACTCAAAAACAACTCATAGATGCACAGCTTAAAGAGCTTGAAACTTTAGCTTTAACCGCGCCATCTGTAAATTCAGAAGGTGCAGCCATAAGGGCAAATCAAGCTAAAACCATACTTGATTTCATACAAAGAGCAAAGCAAGTGCAGCCAAAGGGACAAATCATCATAGATAGCGTAAAAGCCTATAAAAGCGTGGTTTTAGAAGAGGGCGATACTATCGTAGTGCCTAGTAAGAATAATTTAGTAGTGGTGCAAGGCGAGGTTTCCTTGCCCGGTTCTTTTGTGTATATGCCCTCAAAAAAGCTTGATTATTACATAAATTTAGCTGGAGATTATAGCGATAGGGCTGATACCTCTAAGGTTCTTGTTATAAATTCAAATGGCAAGGCCACAAAGTATAATCAAGGCTTTTTGTCCTTCGCACCAGAAGTAAAGGCAGGAGATAGTATCTTAGTCTTACCAAAGGTTGATTCTCAAGGCTTACAAATCACAAGTATGCTTGTAAATATCTTATATCAAGTAGCTATAGCTACAAATGTGGTTTTAAATATCAACAGATAAGGCTTTTTATGAATTTAGATGTTTTAAAGATAGCAAGAGAGGTTTTTGAGATAGAGGCAAATAGCGTTAGGGATTTAGCCCTAAATTTAGATGAAAATTTCACAAAGGCTATAAATTTTATCTTTCAAAGCAAGGGAAGGTGCGTTATAAGCGGAATGGGCAAATCAGGCCACATAGGAGCTAAGATAGCAGCTACCCTAGCTAGCACAGGCACACCTAGCTTTTTTATGCATCCAGCTGAGGCCTTGCACGGAGATTTAGGAATGCTAACCTCTTTGGATGTGCTTTTAGCTATCTCAAATTCAGGCGAAAGCGATGAAATTTTAAAGATAATTCCAGCTATTAAAAAAAGAGGCATAAACATAATAGCAATGACTTCAAATGCAAAATCCACCCTAGCCAAAGAAGCAGACGCTTTTTTGAATATAAGCGTAAAAAAGGAAGCTTGCCCCTTGCAGCTTGCTCCTATGTCCTCAACCACGGCAACTCTTGCTATGGGTGATGCGATAGCTGCTGCTTTGATGAGGCTTAGGAATTTCAAGCCAGATGATTTTGCACTTTTTCATCCGGGAGGCTCTTTGGGTAAAAAGCTTCTTACAAGGGTTAAGGATGTGATGATAAAAAAGGTTCCATCTGTAAATTTAGATACTAAATTTAATGAGCTTATAAACACTATGACGAGTGGAAAACTAGGACTTTGCTTGGTTTTTGATAAAAAGGAATTAAAAGGCATTATAACAGATGGCGATCTTAGACGAGCCTTGCAAAATAGCGATAAGGCTAGGTTTGACTTTTTAGCAAGTGAGATAATGAGTAAAAACCCAAAGGTAATAGATTGGGGTGCCGAAATCATAGAGGCTGAAGAGCTTATGCTAAAACATAATATAAAAGAAATTCCGGTATCTAAAAATGGCAAGATAGTAGGCATTATACAGCTTTATGATATAGGTAGAATTTAAAGGAGAAAATATGAAACTTTTTCAAAGATTATTAAAAGAAAATGCTAAGGTTTGGGATGAGTATTTGCACCATAGCTTCGTAAAAGAGCTAGAAAAAGGCACTTTAAAAGAGGAAAATTTCTTGTTTTACTTAAAGCAAGATTATATTTATCTCATAAATTACGCAAAATGCTACGCACTTTTAGCCCTAAATGCAAACAATGCTAAAGAGCTTCGCTTTGCTATGAAATTTCAAAACTATATAGTTGAGGGCGAGCTTGAACTTCATAAAAGCATTTTAAAGCTTGGCATTGATGCTGATAAGCTCTGCGTAAAAGATGAGAGTATAGTAAATATTGCTTATACTAGATATATGCTAAGTGTGGGTCAAAGCGGGGATTTTTTAGATATGCTAGTAGCACTTAGTGCTTGTGCTATAGGTTATGGCTATATAGGAGCTGAGATTAAGCAAAGGCTTTCTAAAGATGAATTAGAAAAACACCCTTATAAGGAGTGGATTTTAACCTACTCAGGCGAGGTATTTCAAGCAGAGATTAAGGAATTTGAAGACTTTTTAAATTCTTACGAGGTAGATGAGAATAAATTTAAAAAACTAAGTGAAATTTTTCACACCGTTGTACGTTTAGAAAGAGAATTCTGGCAACACGGCTTAAACTTAAAGCTTGATTTGTATTAGTTTTATGCAGTTTTTAGGCTGCAAAAACTGAAATTTCGCCGGTTTTGGCAAGTTAGTTTTAGTAAATTTCTAGACTTTATTTTGATTGCGGTTGCGGCAAGCTAGTGAAGCCTGCGTCTCAAGGCTTTTTAAGCCTTGAAAATTTCAAATTCTCCGTTTAGCTTTTGCAACCTTGCACTTAGTTTATCAAGGTAAAAAACCTCAAAGATAGGATTATTAACATCCTTGTATATGTCTTTTACAAGAGGATATTTTTCAAACATCGCTTCCTTAACCTTTTTATCATCCTCAAACACGGCTTGAGCTCTTAGCCTTAAAAAAGTTCCGTCCTTAGCACAAGAGCAAAATTCTATACCGCTGTGCTTTTGTATATGCTTGTAAAGATTTTTTTCATTAGAGGTATAAAAATAAATTCTATCCTCATACAAAAGCGGACTTTGTACAGGCCTTAAGCGAGGATTGCCACAGGTTCCAAGCGTAGCCAAAAACGCAGGTGCGTTATCGTCTAAAAATTTAGCTATATCTTCTAAAGTCATATTTTTTCCTTACATATATAATCCGCCGTTTATCTTAAGGCTTTCCCCTGTCACATAGCTTGAATAATCGCTAAGCAAGAACGCCACACACTCAGCCACCTCTCTTGGTTCTGCAAATCTCCTAAGAGCTATGCTATCCTCATAAGCCTTTTTTATCTCATCGCTTAGCTTGTCCGTCATATCGCTTTTTATAAAGCCCGGCGTAACGCAGTTGTATCTTATGTTTCTGCTAGCGCCCTCTTTAGCAAAGGACTTTGTCATAGCTATCATAGCACCCTTGCTTGCGCTGTAATTTGTCTGCCCAGCATTGCCCATTTCACCAACTATAGAAGCCACATTCACCACAGCCCCAAATTTCTTTTTGCTCATGGCCTTTAAAGCCTCCCTGCAACCCAAAAAGGCCGAATTTAAATTCGCCTCTATCACGGAGTTAAAGTCCTCAAGCTTCATTCTTAGAGCCAATTTGTCATTTGTAATTCCTGCATTATTTACAAGATAAGAAAGCTCGCCATCACTATCAATTATAGCTTTAACCCCAGCTTCAAATTCATCCTCCTTGCTAGCGTCAAAGCATATCACAGCAGCCTTGCCACCGCTTTTTTCGATTTCCTCTTTCAAAGCGTCTGCAAGCTCAGGTTTGCTTCTATAATTTATCCACACCTTTAAGCCAAAAGAAGCCAAGGTTTTAGCAATCGCCGCGCCAATGCCTTTGCTAGCCCCGGTTATTAATACATTTTTGCCACTAAATTTCATTTTTTATCCTTTATTTAAATTTTTAAAATTCTACCCACTTAAAGCAAATTTTAATATATCGCCTCGTTCATTTGAGGTGCTTTTTCAATGCCCATTATTTTAAGCACAGAAGCGGCTATATTGCTAAGCCCCATTCCCTCTTTTAGCTTCGTTAAGCCCTTAGCCTCTACAAAGACAAAGACATCAAAATTTGTGTGATTTGTTAAGATGTTGCCCTTTTCATCCTGCATAGCCTCGCAGTTTCCATGATCACTCGTGATTATAAAGGCATAATCTTTTTTCCTAGCCTCATCTACAAGCACTCCCAAGCACTCATCGACAGCCTCAACAGCCTTCACACAAGCCTGAAAATCCCCCGTATGCCCTACCATATCGCCGTTTGCGAAATTCACTACTATGAAATCATACTCCTTATTTATAGCTTCTTTCACCTTTTCAAGTACTTCATACGCACTCATCTCAGGCTTTTCATCATAAGTTTTTACCTTAGGGCTTGGCACTAAAAACCTATCCTCATTTTCAACGCATTCTTCCTTGCCGCCGTTAAAGAAAAAGGTTACATGAGCGTATTTTTCGGTTTCTGCTGTGTGAAACTGTCTTAAGCCTTGTTTTGAAATCACCTCGGCCAAGGTATTTTCTATCTGTTCTTTTTCAAAGATAACAGGCAGCTTAAAGCTATCATCATAAACAGTCATGCACAGTATGTTTTTGCAAAGCTTTTTTCTTTCAAATTCAGCAAAGCTCTCATCTTTTAAAACAGTCACTAGCTGCTTCATTCTGTCATTTCTAAAATTTATTAAAATTATGCCATCATCCTCATTTATACCCTTAAATTCAGCATTCTTAACAGGTTCTATAAATTCATCAAAGACGTTTTTATCGTAACTTTCTTGCATGTAAGCGCTAAAACTTTCTACTGAGTTTACCTCGCCCATTAAGCATTTGTAGTATTTTTCTAGCCTTTCCCACCTCTTATCTCTATCCATAGCATAAAAGCGTCCGCACAAACTAGCAAAGCTCACACCCTCTTTTTTGCAAAACTCCTCCAAGGCACCGATAAAAGAAAGCCCGCTTGTAGGTA includes:
- a CDS encoding polysaccharide biosynthesis/export family protein, which produces MKRILLLILPFLLYAVDVSNIAGSTSAAVLLEDSNSTAQNSTQSTSNQDISKQSPKITAFGSHLFSGNFTQSTQHIYNPDYKIAVADVISLKIWGAVSYESNLVVDSQGNIFVPQVGAIKVLGVKNSELLSVIQASVSKIYKDNVYVYADMNAYQNVSVFVTGSVNSPGLYKGLSSDSVVQYIDKAGGINLDYGSFRYIQILRDNKILANIDLYDFLLKGKLSLLAFRTGDVILVSSLKSYVSASGDVQKPFRFELKDEALSLQDLAILAGAKPIVTNAIVKSYANNHIVDIKSYSKKDFASVMLKSADEVEFRPDYNANDVNIRIEGEHSGAHFMVVRKGSTLDEVVSRIVTNAQSDITSVQVFRKSVALTQKQLIDAQLKELETLALTAPSVNSEGAAIRANQAKTILDFIQRAKQVQPKGQIIIDSVKAYKSVVLEEGDTIVVPSKNNLVVVQGEVSLPGSFVYMPSKKLDYYINLAGDYSDRADTSKVLVINSNGKATKYNQGFLSFAPEVKAGDSILVLPKVDSQGLQITSMLVNILYQVAIATNVVLNINR
- a CDS encoding copper chaperone PCu(A)C → MKKFFILFALILFTTQMYANSASEPITVQNAYSFKSAPNAKNGSVFLEIKNNTNSNINLIKAQSDISEHTELHTHVHSKDKMIMKAVDKIEIKANSTLSLKPFHEHIMLINLKKSIQKDTKISLKLFFDNGQNVSILLTDIKERNK
- a CDS encoding alanine racemase, producing MAFIRLDKKAYEHNLKLIASKAGGFDKIICVLKDNAYGHGVLQIAPLAKELGIKFIALKNEDEAQSLKDLFANILILSHIPNGCENEDFIYALNSKENLHKYKKNTKLHIALDTGMHRNGVFLEDLPLVFAEAKKLGLRILGLFTHFANSDEIDSSFFVQRQKFKKAKELASSLSDLKLCFHSHNSSALFRCLKLDEDELCRVGLVQFGYSDFEASLKRVLSLYANKLSSRILRKNESLGYGLSFTAKKDMSIATYDLGYADGLFRYSGKGKLLLANKACLLGRMSMDSFSCEDFGEELCVFDDARIWAKFFNTIEYEILVKLNANIKRILC
- a CDS encoding KpsF/GutQ family sugar-phosphate isomerase, whose protein sequence is MNLDVLKIAREVFEIEANSVRDLALNLDENFTKAINFIFQSKGRCVISGMGKSGHIGAKIAATLASTGTPSFFMHPAEALHGDLGMLTSLDVLLAISNSGESDEILKIIPAIKKRGINIIAMTSNAKSTLAKEADAFLNISVKKEACPLQLAPMSSTTATLAMGDAIAAALMRLRNFKPDDFALFHPGGSLGKKLLTRVKDVMIKKVPSVNLDTKFNELINTMTSGKLGLCLVFDKKELKGIITDGDLRRALQNSDKARFDFLASEIMSKNPKVIDWGAEIIEAEELMLKHNIKEIPVSKNGKIVGIIQLYDIGRI
- the tenA gene encoding thiaminase II — translated: MKLFQRLLKENAKVWDEYLHHSFVKELEKGTLKEENFLFYLKQDYIYLINYAKCYALLALNANNAKELRFAMKFQNYIVEGELELHKSILKLGIDADKLCVKDESIVNIAYTRYMLSVGQSGDFLDMLVALSACAIGYGYIGAEIKQRLSKDELEKHPYKEWILTYSGEVFQAEIKEFEDFLNSYEVDENKFKKLSEIFHTVVRLEREFWQHGLNLKLDLY
- the kpsM gene encoding capsule polysaccharide transporter KpsM, with amino-acid sequence MINVIYALFFREIKTRFGKNRRLGYALVIAEPMIQVVVITSIITAIREHSRTIIMPQGVSIFMFLAVGIIPFFMFRNILTQLMGGIQANLGLFAYKPVKPIHVFIARTLLESFIFFFVILLVFFLAQWVFGIYAVPKHFLEVYLCFVLLAFSGFCLGLCLTILNHLVEPSRKILPYTGILLYIASAVVYPIWIVPTNLLEILLYNPYIHITETLKINYFDNYPVTEGIDITYPIIFNLVILFIGLWFYYYKRQELAADPL
- a CDS encoding capsule biosynthesis protein codes for the protein MNGKNVLKKIDKEKIIAKFRQLKEHRTFSTINQKDFWQKLRDILSLNTYKSVLFIMLFVLIYYAFIAAPRYVSSSYISVRSAGDNQGSSLSGLSALISPGTVNSNEDLIFLKTYITSLDMLKILDEKIGIRKLYESQKLDIFFRLYEDDSQESFLKFYQARVKVIDETGMLKLEVEGFSPEQAYTIATAILEESEKFVNEISHKSAREQLQFAETELVKYRDDYQKSRDKLIAFQNEHGVFDPLQEAESRASFTAQMEAEIASKEAKLLAMRSYINDDAPQLVTLRAEIKALKEQLEKEKNKVVSSSTKDQLNNLASDFQKLSIEAGFAEKAYTTALSSFETTRIEAIRKIKHLVIVQNPSYPQSETYPRKTYNIISIFVILSLAFGVLRLIKTIIEEHKY
- the fabG gene encoding 3-oxoacyl-ACP reductase FabG produces the protein MKFSGKNVLITGASKGIGAAIAKTLASFGLKVWINYRSKPELADALKEEIEKSGGKAAVICFDASKEDEFEAGVKAIIDSDGELSYLVNNAGITNDKLALRMKLEDFNSVIEANLNSAFLGCREALKAMSKKKFGAVVNVASIVGEMGNAGQTNYSASKGAMIAMTKSFAKEGASRNIRYNCVTPGFIKSDMTDKLSDEIKKAYEDSIALRRFAEPREVAECVAFLLSDYSSYVTGESLKINGGLYM
- a CDS encoding ABC transporter ATP-binding protein, whose product is MIKLDNITKFYTLSSGKKHYIFKDFTFEFPENCSIGLMGKNGAGKSTLMRLLSGAEVPNKGKIITNKRISWPLGLAGGFQNSLTARDNVAFVARVYGYKGRSLKEKIKFVEDFAEIGKFFDEPMGNYSAGMRSRIGFGLSMAFDFDYYLIDEAGAVGDPSFIQKSRKLYEERLANSNVIMVSHIVSEIRKWCDKVVLLHDGVVDVYDDVEDGIAAYQGKLALKSSRQIGLVQ
- a CDS encoding L,D-transpeptidase family protein; translation: MLRKVLLCLFFVFSLAFSSDLARIYLNEGLEAVARELEKEFTNKNFWLSELNGKDLSLGYYTQRTAIVLTNKTDKTFRVFVYDNGKLEQKFEQKDVLTGLMGDKQKEGDLITPVGFYDLGPKFDPRNTYYGPFAFATDYPNMLDRVNDKTGGGIWIHGYPMDGTRLDEYKTRGCIALHNHILVDFAKVIDREKNVYAMTENKEVFRTNQDEIASIMAALFEWKESWTISDIKKYLSFYDEKNFKRFDKSSFKEFAAMKRIIFSRNEDKTIKFSNINISPYPNLDNEKMFRITFYQDYRATNHSFRGNKLLYVKLDENGKMKILAER
- a CDS encoding pyridoxamine 5'-phosphate oxidase family protein, translated to MTLEDIAKFLDDNAPAFLATLGTCGNPRLRPVQSPLLYEDRIYFYTSNEKNLYKHIQKHSGIEFCSCAKDGTFLRLRAQAVFEDDKKVKEAMFEKYPLVKDIYKDVNNPIFEVFYLDKLSARLQKLNGEFEIFKA